agttgtaaatcacaactttacacaaaTGATAGTCTAGGCTTGGGGGGTTTATATTATAATCCTTGTACTCttaacttattcactagtggattgaTTCGGCTTGGAGGGCCACAGAGAGGTTTTTGAGCACTTTAGATTTCCTCTTCCATAACACATCGTCatgttattttgtgtttgcatctctcttccctgaATCCTTGTGTTTTATACTTAATTGTTAATTATGTATGCCCATGCACTAGGTAGTAGTCTCGGTTAATTGTGCATTGATTACTCTTGTTTTGCACCTAGTTTAGTAAACTAAAAGCAATTACGCCGTAATTTCAAAATCGGGGTTCTAAACTAGCTCTTGTAGTTTTACCATcaagctttcaaaaaaaataatcaattaattatctAAAAACCCTATTTATTTGTTAGAATTATCTTGTGCATTCATGTACATTTTTTACCTTAAGCTTGAGCTAATCGAATTTTGACacataattaattcattttgagAACCAATCATAAGTAATTGCTAATAATCACAAGTAGCTCACACTAACCTCTAGAATGCATATAGTCTGTTAAAACTTGACATGATTTAATCTGGTGATCCGATGGTCAGATATTTGTAATCAGTGTATTGTTTTTATCGTTAGatcttacaatttttattttgaattatgctAGCTCTTCCATGTCAAAATGTCAAAATGATGATTTCATCCTTATAACGTAAAATTATCATAATGTAAAATTATCCTTTTATTGTTTAAGTTAGGTTAAATGACCATTACAAAATGGGTCATCTAATTAGGTCTAAAAAATTGTATGATTTGTGACAAGTCCACTTCTCTCATTAAAACATGTGTGATCGTTAAGGGAACCATTTGGAATTGGATGTGAATAGTGTATAACCTCGATCAAAGACCCACTTTCAATAGAGTAGTTGGCATGACTTTAAAACAATTATtagactaataataataattagtctCATCACACGCGCTTTGTGTGTGTTATGAGGCTCTTGTTTGGgatttagtgtcataattttccattcataattaaattttttataacaccTTTTATATAGTTTATGCATCATAGAATGTCATAGAGTTACCCATTCAAAATACATGTGCTTGAGAGAATATGATCCAATTCAATTGAGAAAgtagaatataaattttgttcaaaGGCTTACCAACTTTGATATGAAAACGCTTGACCATTAAGAAGAATTCCGTATATGAAACAGAGAGTGCGAAAAAAGATAATGTCCCTTAGAAATAGGatgaaagaatgaagaaaaaaactgAATGCATATTGTGGGTTTGCAATTTGAGGGATTTAACGTTATTAGAATTTTTCCTTATGCATTCCACAATGTTGAAAATGGGCAAAAAGGAACAAATGATcggggaattttttttattaatttttttttcaagcagTTGCAATTGGTTTCTGtgtgggttttttattttttatttatgttctgTGGTCTTGTGgagtagttttgttttgttttgttttttttgtttttgtactcTTGCTTTGTTAATTAATGAAATACataatttcttcattcatttcttGATGTGGTATCAGAGAAAATTCCCAAATCTTTCTGGGGTTTTGCGTTTTAttcagtttcttcttcaattttctcaAGAAACACACTCTGTTTTGggcaaaattttcttctttttgtcaaCAATGGCTTCTACTGCAATAACCACAACTACAACTAGTTCTGCTAATGGATTTGCACCTGAAAATCCATCGTCTTCTTCACAAGATTCACCAATGGATGATCCCTTGTTCTTGCATCATGTTGAGAGTCCAAGTTTAGTGCTTGTTACATGGCCTTTAATTGGTGGAGAAAACTACTCAGCTTGGGCTCGAGCTGTGAGAAAGGCTTTGCTCCCCAAGAACAAATTGGGATTCATTGATGGGACTCTGACTCTCTCATCACCATAGATTTCTACTCCCTCATCTGTGCAGGCATGGATTAGGTGTGACAACATGGTTGGAACCTGATTGACCAATTCAGTCCCTACGAAGCTTTAAGCAAGCATCATCTATGAAGACACTGCCTTAGAAATCTGTAATGACTTGAAGAATTGTTTTGCCCAAACCAATGGACCAAGGGTATtcaatcttcaaaaggaaattgTAGAATTACATCAAGGTGAGATGACCATCATTGATTTCTTTACTCAGTTGAATGTCTTTTGGGATCAATTGCAAAATCTTAGTCCATTTCCTTCTTGCACTTGTGGAAAGTGTGTATGCAATATCAACAAAAGGCTTAATGATTTGCAAGGTAGAGAGCCTGTGATGAAGTTCCTCATGGGAGTGAATGACTCTTTTTCCCAAGTTAGGATTCAAGTGTTACTTATGGATCCAATTCCATCTCTTAGTAAGATTtattctttgttgattcaagaaGAAATACAAAGATCAATCCCAAATGCTTCTGTTGTTAAGGTTGATTATACTATTTTTGCTGCTAAATTGTCCACTGATTATGTCACTCATGGTTCCAATTTTGCTAATTCTAGTGGGAAGGATAAGGATAGACCAATTTGTACACATTGTGGTAAGACTAGTCATACTGTGGATAAGGGCTAGAAGTTACATAGTTTTCCACTAGGGTTTAAGTTCAAGAATAAATCTTCTATAGCACACCAAGTCTCCTCAGGTTCAGATTCAAATTTTGCTTCTCCATTGCATCAATCTTTTGCCTTCACACCTGAGCAGTGTCAGCAGCTTTTAGCTTTGTTTGGTGTACCCAATTCTTCCCTTCTAGTGACACTCATGCATTAGTGAGTCCAATGGCCAATGTAGCATCTTCTTTCAACTCTGCTAATGTGGCAATGGCAGGTATGGACTTTTCTCATTGTGTTTTTGCTACACAAGTGGTCAATAGAAGGGCTTTTGGTAGTAATACTTGGGTGTTGGATACTAGTGCCACTAATCATTTTGTATGTTCAATTGATTTGTTAACCTCAATCACTGCTACTAGACAGTCCTTGGTTCAATTGCCTAATGGGGACTCACCTTAAGTAACTCATATTAGGACtgttgttctttctttttctcaagaATGTCATTTGTGTCCCATCTtttatctttaatcttttgtctgTTAGTACTTTGACTCAATCTCAGCTATATTGTCTTGTTTTTCTATCTACTTATTGTTTTGTTCAGGACCTTACTTCCTGGAAAACGATTAGGATAGGCAAGGCATTTGATGGATTGTTTCTGTTGCAGTCAGATAGCCTTCAACAATCCTCTAGTTCTTCCCTTGCTGCCTTCTTAGCTGCTTACAACATCATTGATGTTTTTAGTCACTTCACTGCAGCAATTTCCACACGTTTACCTTCtcaatctttttccttttggcaTGCAAGATTAGGTCACCCATCTGATGTCAAACTTAATACTTTATGTCATGTTATTCCTTCATTACAACCTTCATGTAATAAAGATTGTCAAATCTGTCCTATGGCAAAACTTAAGAGATTGCCTTTTCCTTTTCATGATAAAATCAGTAATTGTGCTTTTGATTTGGTTCATATTGATGTATAGGGACCATATTCAACTCCTACTTTGGATGGCTTCAAGTATTATTTAACTGTTGTGGATGATGCTACAAGAGCAACATGATTATTTCTTATGAAGTCTAAATCTAAAGTTAGGTAGTTATTTTACTCTTTCTATACTATGGTTCATACACAATTTGGCCTTAAAATCAAAGCTATTAGAACTGATAATGCTAAAGAGCTTGATATGTTTGATTTTCTCAATTCTCATGGAATTATCCATCAACACAGCTGTGTTTAcactccacaaaaaaaaattctattgtgGAGAGGAAACATCAACATCTTCTTTGCATAGCTAGGGCTTTGCAAATTCAATCACAGCTTCCTATTAAGTTTTGGGGTGACTATGTTTTACATGCTGCCTATCTCATTAACAGACTTCCTTCACCTTTATTGCATGATAAAACACCTTTTGAACTCCTTTTTCATAAGCTTCCAGATTATTCTCATCTTAAAGTTTTTGGTTGCTTGTGTTTGCCTCAACCATTCTTCACACTAGAAACAAATTCTCTCCAAAGGCAGGGAAATGTGTTTTTCTCGGTTTTCCCTTCAATGTTAAAGGGTATAAAGTTTTTGACATTGAATCTCATactatttttgtctctagggATGTCATCTTTCATGAAAGTGTTTTCCCTTTTGTTTCTACTTCTTGTGGTTCTGTTTAACAACCTATCTTACCTTTGCCTTGTGTTCCTGCTGTTAATCGTCTTTTTGATAACATAATTCAATCTAAAACCACTCTGCTGTACCTCATGATTCAATCATCCATATTCATCATTCTCTTGATGGTGATTTACTTGATGAGATCCCTGCAGAACCCCTTGATCCTATTGTTGATCCTGTCCCTCTTAGAAGGTCTTCTAGGGCTGTCAAACAACCTTCCTATTTACAAGCTTATCACTACAGCCAGGTATCTTTTTTTCTTGATGCCTCTCTTCCTCAATCAGGTACTTTTCATCCTCTTGCTTCCCATGTTTCTTATCACTACCTCTCTCCTTCTTACAAGTTTTTCTGCTGttccatttctttctttgttaaGCCTACTTACTATTACCAAGTTGCTTCTGATCCCAAATGGCAAGAGGCCATGGCTGCTGAAATAGCTACCCTTGAGGCTAATCATACCTGGACATTGACCCCACTACCTGCTGGTAAGAAGCCTATAGGATGTAAGTGGGTGTATAAGATTAAGTGCAAGGCTAATGGTTCAGTTGAAAGGTACAAGGCACAGTTAGTTGCTAAAAGATTTACATAGAAAGAGGGTGTGGATTACTTTGAAACTCTTTCCTGTGGCCAAAATGGTTTCTGTCAAAGTTCTTCTTGCTGTGGCTGCAATTCAGGGCTGGTTTCTTAGTCAATTGGATGTGAATAATGTCTTTCTTCATGGTGATTTGGATGAGGAGGTCTATATGGCTCTTCCACAAGGGTTTCATAGTCAGGGGAAGGTAGTTTGTAAGCTAAATAAGTCCTTATATGGCCTTAAGCAAGCTTCTAGGCAATGGCTTGCCAAGTTTTTTGGAACTTTGCTTTAGCTTGGCTTCATTCAGGCCAAAGCTGATTATTCTTTGTTTACTAGAAGGCAAGTTGATGTTTTCATGGTTCTTTTGGTGTATGTGTGGATGATGTCTTAATAGATTGTAATGATAAGGCTGAGATAGATAGGTTCAAGGTTATGCTAGATGACAAGTTCAAGCTAAAGGACTTAGGTGACTTGAAGTACTTTCTTGGGCTGGAGGTTGCAAGGTTAGACAAAGGGATTGCCCTTTGTCACAGAAAGTACACACTTGAGGTTCTTAATGATGCTGGTATGTTAGGATGTAAGCCAGCTAAGACACCTATGGaacaaagcctaaaattaagtaAGTTGGAGGGAGAAGAGCTTAAAGATCCAAGCAGCTACAGAAGACTAGTAGGCAGGTTATTGTATTTGACAATCACAAGGCCAGACATCACTTTTGCTATCCATAAATTTAGCCAATACATGTCTAGACCAAGAAAACCACATCTAGATGCAGCCTATAGAATCTTACAATACTTGAAAAGTGAACCAGGAAAGGGTCTTATGTTCTCTTCTAAGACAGATTTACACTTAAAGGGATTtgtagatgctgattgggcCTTATGTTCTGACACAAGGAAGTCTGTGACAGGTTATAGTATCTTCATTGGAGATTCTTTGGTGTCTTGGAAATCAAAGAAGCAATCTATGGTTTCTAGATCCTCAGTAGAAGCTGagtacaaggccatggcagttGCAACATATGAGATTATATGGATTTTATACTTTCTCAAAGATATTGGGGTTAAACATGATAGAGAGGCATTGCTATTTTGTTATAGTCAAGAAGCATTGCACATTGGCTCTAATCTTGTTTTTCATGAAAGGACAAAGCACATTGAGATAGACTGTCATGTGGTCAAGGACAAGGTTTTGGAGAGGGTTATAAAGCTAAATTATGTTAGGACTCATTGTCAATTAGCAGACATGCTTTCTAAAGCATTGGGGTACAATCAATTTTCTAATCTTGTTGGCAAGATGGGAATGAGAAATATACACACACCAACTGCTCTTGAGAGGGAGTATCAGAGTGTAGAAAGTGTTGAGCACAAGGAAGTAGCATGAGAAGAGGATGTAAGAGCAGTGGAGCTTGATCAGAACAAAAAACACTGCATAAATGACATTAGATAGCTTTTGTACTGTAGACACGACATGTACTTTAGTAGCTAATTTAATTCTATAAGTGATTGCATTGCTGTGTATGCACGTGTAAGAGTTAGTTTCAGTTCTATTAGTAACAGCTAGTTAGTTAGGCGTGCTCTACTCTTTGTTGTATATAAGACTTTGTGCTCTTGCTTTgttaattaatgaaatatataatttcttcattcatttcttgatacaaattaatcaaaaattaatgaattagtTTCAATGATATTTCTATCAGTGCGGTAAATTAGCTGCAAATGTAAACcgataaaatatttcaatatagcatatcaaatttagaatttaagCCGATCGAGACACAGAATTCAATAGAAGCGATTTTTTCCCACTACCAAAATGGCTTTAGCCAGAGCCAGTCACTCTCTGCTAACAAACAAAGTTTCAAACTCATCACGGAATGCTTGAAGAGAAAGTTTTGTAGACTTTAGGGTTAGTGGGACCTCCAACTCCCAGTTGAATAAAGTCATTTCAGGTCTTTGTCTTAAAGGGCTGAGTTGTACAAAGATGGATGGTGGGAAATTGATGTATTGTGGCCCCGTTGCACAAAACCAATAATGCCTGcttttaatttacatttttttttcccta
This genomic stretch from Quercus robur chromosome 4, dhQueRobu3.1, whole genome shotgun sequence harbors:
- the LOC126721836 gene encoding uncharacterized mitochondrial protein AtMg00810-like, which translates into the protein MVSVKVLLAVAAIQGWFLSQLDVNNVFLHGDLDEEVYMALPQGFHSQGKAKADYSLFTRRQVDVFMAEIDRFKVMLDDKFKLKDLGDLKYFLGLEVARLDKGIALCHRKYTLEVLNDAGMLGCKPAKTPMEQSLKLSKLEGEELKDPSSYRRLVGRLLYLTITRPDITFAIHKFSQYMSRPRKPHLDAAYRILQYLKSEPGKGLMFSSKTDLHLKGFVDADWALCSDTRKSVTGYSIFIGDSLVSWKSKKQSMVSRSSVEAEYKAMAVATYEIIWILYFLKDIGVKHDREALLFCYSQEALHIGSNLVFHERTKHIEIDCHVVKDKVLERVIKLNYVRTHCQLADMLSKALGYNQFSNLVGKMGMRNIHTPTALEREYQSVESVEHKEVA